One stretch of Bacillus thermozeamaize DNA includes these proteins:
- a CDS encoding glutathione ABC transporter permease GsiC (with GsiABD is involved in the transport of glutathione into the cell), whose protein sequence is MPKVGCRLFEYIVRRIVYGLLILLVMTVFTFVVMRLVPGDVVTLQLAQAGVVSEEQMAALKSEMGLDKPVWQQLLIWLKDALQGDLGTSLWSQQPVMDMIAKRLPVTLELVGLSVIISLLVGIPLGVIAAVKHGKWADQLIRVTAITGLSIPNFWLGLLIITFLSLWFGWIPPIAYRSFLEDPAVNLQKMILPALALAVTLSASTIRMTRSALLEVLHSDFIRTVRAKGASERIVIYKHALRNSLISVVTLVGLQIGILLGGTVVLEYIFSIPGMGSLIFETVSNRDYPVVQACVLIYGGMFILVNLLVDITYGWIDPRIRHQSSNA, encoded by the coding sequence ATGCCAAAGGTGGGATGTCGCTTGTTCGAATATATCGTCCGTCGTATCGTTTACGGGCTGCTCATTCTGCTGGTGATGACCGTCTTTACGTTTGTCGTCATGCGCTTGGTTCCCGGTGATGTGGTTACGCTGCAACTGGCGCAGGCAGGGGTGGTCTCTGAGGAACAAATGGCCGCGCTGAAGTCGGAGATGGGGCTGGACAAACCGGTATGGCAGCAATTGCTGATCTGGCTGAAGGATGCGTTGCAGGGTGATTTGGGGACCTCACTCTGGTCCCAGCAGCCGGTGATGGACATGATTGCCAAGCGGCTGCCGGTCACCCTGGAGCTGGTCGGGCTTTCGGTGATCATCTCGTTATTGGTCGGGATTCCTTTGGGGGTCATTGCAGCGGTCAAGCATGGAAAATGGGCCGACCAATTGATCCGTGTCACGGCGATCACCGGGCTCTCGATTCCCAACTTCTGGCTGGGTCTGCTGATTATCACGTTTTTGTCCTTGTGGTTTGGTTGGATTCCGCCGATCGCTTACCGGTCTTTCCTGGAAGATCCGGCGGTCAATTTGCAAAAGATGATCTTGCCTGCTCTGGCTTTGGCTGTTACGTTAAGCGCCAGCACGATCCGGATGACCCGCTCTGCGCTGCTGGAAGTGTTGCACTCCGATTTTATCCGGACCGTACGCGCCAAGGGGGCGAGCGAACGGATCGTGATCTACAAACACGCGCTCAGAAACTCGCTCATTTCCGTCGTTACCTTGGTTGGCCTGCAGATTGGCATTTTGTTGGGGGGAACGGTTGTTCTCGAGTATATCTTTTCGATACCCGGAATGGGAAGTCTGATATTTGAGACGGTCAGCAACCGGGATTATCCGGTGGTACAGGCCTGTGTGCTGATTTACGGAGGGATGTTCATTTTGGTCAACCTCCTCGTCGATATCACCTATGGTTGGATAGATCCAAGAATTCGCCATCAATCGTCAAACGCATGA
- a CDS encoding peptide ABC transporter ATP-binding protein: MSSGRASPLLRVEHLKTSFRTRYGVVEAVSDVSFDVDAGETVALVGESGSGKSVTVLSIMRLLGNTGWIAGGQILFAGRDIVHATEDQMRRMRGKEMAMVFQDPMTSLDPVYRIGDQIIEVLRIHETVNKKEAFQRAVELLRLVGLPDPEMRMNSYPHQLSGGQRQRVMIAIALACNPKLLIADEPTTALDVTVQAQILDLMKRLQAEFGSAVLLVTHDLGVVAEMADRVVVMYAGKVVEQGKVAEVFRNPQHPYTEGLLRSIPKLTTPKSKRLQAIPGSVPTLMEMPSGCRFSTRCPYAMERCAMEEPPLLELAPGRQSRCWLRESSAEVALATGDGMGMGGIH; encoded by the coding sequence ATGTCCTCAGGGAGAGCGTCGCCGCTGTTACGTGTCGAACACTTGAAAACATCATTTCGCACCCGCTACGGTGTGGTAGAAGCAGTCAGCGATGTATCGTTCGATGTGGATGCCGGTGAAACGGTCGCGCTGGTCGGTGAATCCGGCTCAGGAAAGAGCGTGACCGTCTTGTCCATCATGCGATTGCTTGGAAATACAGGGTGGATCGCAGGCGGGCAGATTCTCTTTGCTGGCCGGGATATTGTCCATGCCACTGAGGATCAAATGCGCAGGATGCGCGGCAAAGAGATGGCGATGGTGTTTCAGGATCCGATGACCTCCCTTGATCCGGTTTACCGGATTGGCGATCAAATTATCGAAGTATTGCGTATACACGAAACTGTCAACAAAAAGGAAGCATTTCAGCGAGCGGTGGAATTGCTTCGATTGGTCGGTCTCCCCGACCCGGAAATGCGCATGAACAGTTATCCCCATCAATTGTCCGGAGGCCAGCGGCAGCGCGTGATGATTGCCATTGCGCTGGCTTGCAATCCAAAACTGTTGATTGCGGATGAGCCGACGACGGCGCTGGATGTGACGGTTCAGGCCCAGATCCTGGATCTGATGAAAAGGTTGCAGGCGGAGTTTGGTTCAGCGGTGCTGTTGGTGACACATGATTTGGGCGTGGTCGCGGAAATGGCGGACCGGGTGGTGGTGATGTATGCCGGCAAGGTGGTGGAGCAAGGGAAGGTGGCTGAGGTGTTTCGAAATCCTCAACATCCATATACCGAAGGATTGCTCCGCAGCATTCCCAAGTTGACTACGCCAAAAAGTAAGCGCTTGCAGGCCATTCCCGGGTCGGTTCCGACACTGATGGAGATGCCTTCCGGGTGCCGGTTCAGCACCCGGTGTCCCTATGCGATGGAGCGGTGTGCCATGGAAGAACCGCCGCTGCTTGAATTGGCTCCCGGAAGACAGAGCCGTTGCTGGTTGCGGGAATCTTCCGCGGAAGTGGCGCTTGCGACCGGTGACGGGATGGGGATGGGAGGGATCCATTGA
- a CDS encoding lipase, translating into MPVHPQAQMVLDQLKNSGMPSLHTLSPEAARAAYAMMRTRPENLEPVAKVEDRQIPGPAGSIPARFYYPEGSGPFPVLVYFHGGGWVIGSPDTHDAPCRKIANAAGCIVVSVDYRLAPEHKFPAAVEDAYAATCWVAEHAQEFNGDPERIAVGGDSAGGNLAAVVALMARDQGGLELRFQALIYPATDFAMNTRSHQENGSGYFLTREMMYWFRDHYLRTEEDKTNPLASPALAGDFRNLPPALVITAEYDPLRDEGEAYAELLRQAGVPVTCSCYDGMIHGFFSMIGVIDASEEAIRELADALRKAWR; encoded by the coding sequence ATGCCTGTTCATCCCCAGGCGCAGATGGTTTTAGACCAATTGAAAAACTCTGGCATGCCATCCCTTCATACACTGTCTCCGGAAGCGGCGCGGGCGGCGTATGCCATGATGCGTACCCGTCCGGAAAATTTGGAGCCGGTGGCCAAAGTGGAGGATAGGCAGATTCCTGGACCCGCCGGTTCCATCCCGGCACGATTTTATTATCCGGAAGGTTCGGGACCGTTCCCCGTACTGGTTTATTTTCATGGAGGCGGCTGGGTGATCGGCAGCCCCGACACCCATGACGCGCCGTGTCGTAAAATTGCCAATGCGGCGGGGTGCATTGTGGTGTCGGTGGATTATCGCCTGGCTCCGGAGCATAAATTTCCGGCGGCGGTAGAAGACGCCTACGCGGCAACTTGCTGGGTGGCAGAGCATGCGCAAGAATTCAATGGCGACCCGGAGCGGATTGCCGTGGGCGGCGACAGTGCCGGCGGCAACCTGGCCGCCGTCGTCGCCCTGATGGCGCGGGATCAGGGTGGACTGGAACTGCGTTTTCAAGCTTTGATCTATCCCGCCACAGATTTTGCCATGAATACCCGCTCACACCAGGAAAACGGATCGGGGTATTTTCTTACCCGGGAGATGATGTACTGGTTTCGCGATCATTATTTGCGAACGGAAGAGGACAAGACGAACCCTCTGGCCTCTCCGGCGCTCGCAGGGGACTTCCGGAATCTGCCGCCTGCCCTCGTGATCACAGCCGAATATGATCCGCTGCGCGATGAGGGCGAAGCGTATGCAGAATTGTTGCGGCAAGCGGGCGTTCCTGTGACGTGTTCGTGTTATGATGGCATGATCCACGGGTTTTTCTCCATGATCGGGGTGATTGACGCCAGTGAGGAGGCGATCCGGGAGCTGGCCGACGCTTTGCGAAAAGCTTGGCGTTGA
- a CDS encoding acyl-CoA dehydrogenase, which translates to MFKDLQLPSVRLPEAAEQLRREVRQFLAEELEKGSFTPQCDAWLGGFSPEFSRKLGEKGWIGLTWPKKYGGHERSALERFVVTEELLAAGAPVAAHWIADRQSGPLLLRYGTEEQRQRFLPGIARGEIYFVIGLSEPNSGSDLASVSSMAKKVDGGWILNGSKVWTSGAHRSHYMIALCRTSPLDPENRHAGMSQLIVDLSAKGVTVRPIRLITGEHHFNEVIFEDVFVPDEMVVGEVGNGWKQGMAELAYERSGPERFLSTYPLLAELVKVLQAGHDARSRIAVGQLVSRLWTLRQMSLGVAGLLERGVTPDIAAALVKDLGTRYEREVAEVARMLVACAPSVTSPNRFEVLMAQAILHAPGFTLRGGTTEILRGIIARGLGVR; encoded by the coding sequence GTGTTTAAGGATTTGCAACTGCCAAGTGTCAGACTACCGGAAGCAGCAGAACAATTGCGGCGGGAAGTAAGGCAGTTTCTTGCCGAAGAACTGGAAAAGGGGAGTTTTACGCCGCAGTGTGACGCCTGGCTGGGCGGGTTTTCGCCGGAGTTCAGCCGCAAGCTGGGCGAAAAGGGATGGATAGGCCTCACTTGGCCGAAGAAGTATGGCGGTCATGAGCGTTCGGCGCTGGAGCGTTTTGTGGTGACGGAAGAGTTGCTGGCAGCCGGAGCGCCAGTGGCGGCGCACTGGATTGCCGACCGTCAGTCGGGACCCCTTCTGCTCCGTTATGGTACGGAGGAACAGAGACAGCGTTTCCTGCCGGGCATTGCCCGTGGCGAGATCTACTTTGTGATTGGCTTGAGCGAGCCCAATTCTGGCTCCGATTTGGCTTCTGTATCCAGTATGGCCAAAAAAGTGGATGGCGGGTGGATCCTAAACGGAAGCAAGGTCTGGACCAGCGGCGCGCATCGCTCGCATTACATGATCGCCCTTTGCCGGACCTCGCCCCTTGATCCGGAGAACCGCCATGCCGGGATGAGCCAGCTGATCGTGGACCTGTCAGCAAAAGGCGTGACGGTTCGGCCGATCCGCTTGATCACGGGGGAACATCACTTCAATGAAGTGATTTTTGAGGATGTGTTTGTTCCCGATGAGATGGTGGTGGGCGAGGTGGGCAACGGCTGGAAGCAGGGAATGGCGGAATTGGCGTATGAACGCAGCGGGCCGGAGCGGTTTCTCAGTACCTATCCCTTGCTGGCTGAACTGGTGAAAGTGTTGCAGGCTGGCCATGACGCCCGTTCGCGGATTGCGGTGGGGCAGCTGGTCTCCCGGCTCTGGACCCTGCGCCAGATGTCTCTTGGCGTGGCCGGGCTTCTGGAACGTGGCGTGACACCGGATATTGCCGCCGCGCTGGTCAAGGATCTGGGGACGCGGTATGAACGGGAAGTGGCGGAAGTGGCCCGGATGCTGGTGGCCTGTGCGCCATCTGTGACGTCACCCAACCGCTTTGAGGTCCTCATGGCGCAGGCGATTCTGCATGCCCCGGGATTTACATTGCGTGGTGGGACGACGGAGATCTTACGCGGGATTATAGCGAGGGGGCTGGGCGTCAGATGA
- a CDS encoding enoyl-CoA hydratase has product MADLLFEVKEGIATLTLNRPEARNAFSAEMIRLWREALEEVRDNDAIRVMVLTGNGKAFCAGGDVKAMLNGKGFIGGVGEEEDFVSTGLQRKNALWKHIQRIPLLMEEIDKPTLAAINGDAIGAGLDMALQCDLRFASDQARFAEGYVNVGIVPGDGGGYYLPRIIRLDHALELLWTGRMLDAKEAFELGLVTRVVPHEQLLDETYALAERLARGPQQAIRMIKRTVYQGLKTDLRTSLDMVSSFMGLVTELPDYQEGLKSIVEKRKPRFE; this is encoded by the coding sequence ATGGCTGATCTGTTGTTTGAAGTCAAAGAAGGAATTGCGACCCTGACGCTCAATCGTCCGGAGGCGCGCAACGCGTTCAGCGCCGAGATGATCCGGCTCTGGCGGGAGGCCTTGGAAGAGGTGCGGGACAATGACGCGATCCGTGTCATGGTCCTGACAGGCAATGGGAAAGCGTTTTGTGCCGGGGGCGACGTGAAAGCGATGCTGAACGGCAAGGGATTCATTGGCGGTGTGGGAGAGGAAGAGGATTTCGTGTCGACCGGGCTGCAGCGGAAAAATGCCCTCTGGAAGCATATTCAGCGCATTCCTCTCCTGATGGAGGAGATTGACAAGCCGACATTGGCCGCCATCAACGGCGATGCGATCGGTGCCGGGCTGGATATGGCGTTGCAGTGCGACCTGCGGTTTGCCTCGGATCAGGCGCGGTTTGCGGAAGGATATGTCAATGTGGGGATTGTCCCAGGCGATGGCGGCGGGTATTATCTGCCCCGGATTATCCGGCTCGATCACGCCCTGGAGCTGCTCTGGACCGGACGGATGTTGGATGCGAAAGAGGCGTTTGAGCTGGGGCTGGTTACCCGTGTCGTTCCCCATGAACAGCTGTTGGATGAGACGTATGCGCTGGCGGAGCGGCTGGCACGGGGGCCGCAGCAGGCGATTCGCATGATTAAACGCACCGTGTACCAGGGGCTGAAGACGGATCTTAGAACCTCATTGGATATGGTATCCTCTTTCATGGGATTGGTGACGGAGCTGCCGGATTATCAGGAGGGATTGAAGTCGATCGTCGAAAAGAGAAAGCCAAGGTTTGAATAA
- a CDS encoding alcohol dehydrogenase, producing MKAIVLREPEGPKNLRYEEVEIPKPKADEVLIKLHYAALNRRDVFISYGRYPRTKLPSILGSDGAGEVVARGENVKNVEEGSRVVINPGLAWGDQEAHPGPNFHILGMPVDGTFAEYVVVPAAQVYPKPEHLTWEEAAALPLAGVTAYRAVVTRGQVQAGETVLISGIGSGVALYALQMALAKGANVYVTSGSDEKIERAIRLGAAGGVNYRKEGWVKRLREMIGGADLIVDGVAGPGFTQLIEVTNPGGRIVSYGATNGSVPELIMRGVFSRQMDIRGTTMGSPRDFANMLELYAKHQLRPVIDRRYPLEEAAEAMLRMEQGLNFGKITLKIVDS from the coding sequence ATGAAGGCGATTGTATTGAGAGAACCGGAAGGACCAAAAAACCTTCGCTATGAGGAGGTGGAAATTCCAAAACCAAAAGCGGATGAAGTCCTCATCAAACTCCATTACGCTGCTTTGAACCGCAGGGATGTGTTTATTTCCTATGGAAGGTATCCCCGGACCAAATTGCCTTCCATCCTCGGCTCCGATGGAGCTGGTGAGGTGGTGGCCCGTGGGGAAAATGTGAAAAACGTCGAAGAGGGAAGCCGCGTGGTGATCAATCCCGGCTTGGCCTGGGGTGATCAGGAAGCGCATCCCGGTCCGAATTTTCATATTCTAGGCATGCCGGTTGACGGGACCTTTGCGGAGTATGTCGTCGTCCCGGCCGCACAAGTTTATCCCAAACCGGAACATCTCACCTGGGAAGAGGCGGCGGCGTTGCCGCTGGCCGGTGTGACGGCTTACCGTGCCGTGGTGACGAGGGGCCAGGTACAGGCAGGGGAGACGGTACTGATTTCCGGGATTGGCAGCGGAGTGGCCCTGTATGCCTTGCAGATGGCCCTTGCCAAAGGGGCGAACGTTTATGTGACATCCGGAAGTGACGAAAAAATCGAAAGGGCCATCCGGCTGGGAGCGGCTGGCGGAGTGAATTACCGGAAGGAAGGCTGGGTGAAACGGCTTCGCGAGATGATCGGCGGTGCAGATCTGATTGTGGATGGCGTTGCCGGGCCCGGGTTCACCCAGTTGATTGAAGTGACCAATCCGGGCGGCCGCATTGTCAGTTATGGGGCGACCAATGGATCGGTTCCCGAGCTGATCATGCGTGGCGTGTTTTCCCGCCAGATGGATATCCGGGGCACGACGATGGGCAGTCCGCGCGACTTTGCGAACATGCTTGAGTTGTATGCAAAACACCAGCTGCGGCCGGTGATCGATCGCCGCTATCCGCTGGAAGAGGCCGCTGAGGCAATGCTGCGCATGGAACAGGGATTGAATTTTGGCAAAATCACGTTGAAAATCGTGGATTCGTAG
- a CDS encoding enoyl-ACP reductase (Catalyzes a key regulatory step in fatty acid biosynthesis) translates to MGLVQDKNILIMGVANKRSIAWAIAQALHREGAKLAFTYQGERFGKSVKELTDESMPGSLLLPCDVTKEEEIQQVFSRLKEHFGVLHGVVHSLAYAKTEDLEGAFLDTSRDGYLLAQEISAYSLVAVARAARPLMTEGGSIMTMTYLGGERVVPNYNVMGVAKAALDMSVRYLANDLGPENIRVNAISAGPIRTLAAKGVKDFNTSLHTMQEKAPLRRGTDPAEVADTAVFLLSDMSRGVTGEVIHVDSGYHIIGM, encoded by the coding sequence ATGGGATTGGTTCAAGATAAGAACATCCTGATCATGGGAGTGGCCAACAAGCGCAGCATTGCTTGGGCCATCGCCCAGGCTTTGCATCGGGAAGGGGCGAAGCTGGCTTTTACCTATCAGGGCGAGCGCTTTGGCAAAAGCGTCAAGGAACTGACCGACGAAAGCATGCCTGGCTCCCTGCTCCTGCCGTGTGACGTGACCAAAGAAGAAGAAATCCAGCAGGTGTTTTCCCGTCTGAAGGAACACTTCGGGGTGCTTCACGGTGTGGTGCACAGTCTGGCCTATGCGAAAACCGAAGATCTGGAAGGTGCCTTTTTGGACACGTCACGGGACGGATATCTGCTGGCCCAGGAGATCAGCGCCTATTCACTGGTCGCCGTAGCGCGGGCTGCCAGGCCGTTGATGACGGAAGGCGGGAGCATCATGACCATGACCTACCTTGGCGGGGAGCGGGTGGTGCCCAATTACAACGTGATGGGCGTGGCCAAGGCGGCTTTGGACATGAGCGTCCGCTATCTGGCCAATGATCTGGGACCTGAGAACATCCGCGTCAACGCTATTTCTGCCGGTCCGATCCGCACGCTGGCGGCCAAGGGTGTGAAAGATTTTAACACGTCGCTGCATACCATGCAGGAGAAGGCACCGCTGCGCAGGGGCACTGATCCGGCTGAGGTGGCAGACACGGCGGTGTTTTTGCTCAGCGACATGTCCCGAGGGGTGACCGGCGAAGTGATCCACGTGGACAGCGGGTACCACATCATTGGGATGTAG
- a CDS encoding acyl-CoA dehydrogenase — translation MDFSLTVFQKQIQETVRALSSKYDLEYWREKDRTGEYPWEFVKELAEGGWLGAIIPEEYGGQGMGIMEASLILHEVAASGAGTSGASAVHFYMFPPMPIIKYGSEQMKRKYLPAIARGELLMAFGVTEPNAGSDTSRISTRAEKRGQKWVINGQKVWSTNAQNAQKMLLLTRTSPRDDKRPFDGMTLFFVDLDRTHCTIRKIDKLGRAAVDSNEVFISDLEATDDDIVGEVGKGFYHLIDGLNPERIVIAMEAIGIGRFALNRAAQYATERIVFDRPIGQNQAIAHPLAQAWAQLESAELLAMKAAWLFDHGLPCGKEANAAKFLAAEVGFFACDQALQTLGGFGYSKEYHIERLWREVRLYKIAPISQQMVLNYLSTHVLGLPKSY, via the coding sequence GTGGACTTTTCGTTGACCGTTTTTCAGAAACAGATTCAAGAGACGGTACGTGCGTTGTCGAGCAAGTACGATTTGGAATATTGGCGCGAAAAAGATCGTACAGGGGAGTATCCGTGGGAGTTTGTCAAGGAATTGGCGGAGGGCGGTTGGCTGGGGGCGATTATTCCTGAGGAGTATGGTGGTCAAGGGATGGGAATTATGGAAGCGTCACTGATTTTGCACGAGGTGGCCGCTTCCGGTGCGGGAACGAGTGGCGCATCAGCTGTTCATTTTTACATGTTTCCTCCGATGCCAATCATCAAGTACGGATCGGAACAAATGAAACGTAAGTATCTCCCGGCCATTGCGCGCGGGGAACTGCTGATGGCCTTCGGTGTCACGGAACCAAATGCCGGTTCGGATACATCGCGAATCAGCACACGGGCGGAGAAGCGGGGGCAAAAGTGGGTGATCAACGGACAAAAAGTGTGGTCGACGAATGCCCAGAATGCTCAGAAGATGTTGTTGCTTACTCGCACGTCGCCCCGCGATGATAAAAGGCCTTTTGATGGCATGACATTGTTTTTTGTAGATTTGGACAGAACGCACTGTACCATTCGAAAAATCGATAAACTTGGGAGAGCGGCTGTCGATTCGAATGAGGTTTTTATCTCCGACCTGGAAGCTACGGATGACGATATTGTGGGAGAGGTTGGAAAAGGGTTTTATCATCTTATCGACGGACTGAATCCTGAACGGATTGTCATTGCGATGGAAGCCATCGGGATAGGCCGGTTTGCTCTTAACCGGGCAGCGCAGTATGCAACTGAAAGAATTGTCTTTGACCGTCCCATAGGTCAAAACCAGGCAATTGCACATCCCTTGGCCCAGGCCTGGGCACAACTTGAGAGCGCCGAGCTGTTGGCCATGAAGGCAGCGTGGCTATTTGATCATGGGCTGCCTTGTGGAAAAGAGGCCAACGCCGCGAAGTTCCTGGCGGCGGAAGTGGGATTTTTTGCCTGTGACCAGGCATTGCAGACGCTGGGAGGTTTCGGATATTCCAAGGAATATCACATCGAGAGATTGTGGCGGGAAGTGCGTTTGTACAAGATTGCTCCGATATCACAACAAATGGTTCTCAACTATTTGTCCACCCATGTCCTTGGACTTCCGAAGTCATACTGA
- a CDS encoding LysR family transcriptional regulator — MEMRLFEYAVEVARQRSFTKAAANLHIAQPSLSQQIAKLEDELGVRLFYRGPKGTSLTPEGMLFLKRAEQIVQLKEDLKREMFERTVGMGHTLTIGATPITVRHLLPSLLEQYQLRYPNVRIDLIEESTGALHHLTAQGSVDIAILSLPVEDACIATRPMFTEPIYAALPTECKPWMSDRLAFFVEKRVPRISLAELADCPFILLKKEYKLRYSMLELCAKAGFQPRIAYETNNIETAQAFAAYGLGVTLIPDLIQKSSIVDKKQPLYMELEEQPTRTVVFAYRKDRYLGQAARALMDIYYEIAN; from the coding sequence ATGGAAATGCGCCTGTTTGAGTACGCGGTTGAAGTGGCCCGACAACGAAGTTTCACCAAGGCGGCAGCCAATCTGCACATAGCCCAACCGTCTTTAAGCCAACAAATTGCTAAATTGGAGGATGAACTGGGGGTACGTTTGTTTTACCGAGGGCCTAAAGGGACCTCTCTGACACCAGAAGGCATGCTGTTTTTGAAACGCGCCGAACAAATCGTACAATTGAAAGAAGACCTTAAAAGGGAGATGTTTGAGAGAACGGTCGGCATGGGACACACGCTGACGATCGGTGCAACACCGATCACCGTCAGGCATCTACTTCCTTCATTGCTCGAACAATATCAGTTGCGCTACCCAAATGTTCGGATCGATCTGATTGAGGAATCCACCGGCGCGCTTCACCATCTGACTGCACAAGGCTCGGTGGATATTGCCATTCTGTCCTTGCCCGTAGAAGACGCTTGCATTGCTACCAGACCAATGTTTACAGAACCTATTTATGCTGCCCTGCCGACCGAATGCAAGCCATGGATGTCCGACAGGTTGGCATTCTTCGTCGAAAAACGGGTGCCTCGGATTTCTCTGGCTGAATTGGCAGATTGCCCATTCATTTTACTCAAAAAAGAATATAAACTTCGTTACTCCATGCTTGAACTGTGCGCCAAAGCGGGCTTTCAACCACGTATTGCATATGAGACAAACAACATTGAAACGGCACAAGCTTTTGCTGCGTACGGACTAGGCGTGACATTGATTCCCGATTTAATCCAAAAATCCTCGATTGTGGACAAGAAGCAACCGTTGTACATGGAACTTGAAGAGCAACCGACCCGGACCGTCGTGTTTGCTTATCGGAAAGACCGCTATCTCGGCCAGGCCGCTCGTGCTCTAATGGATATTTACTACGAAATCGCCAATTAA
- a CDS encoding NADP-dependent oxidoreductase gives MNQQIILVSRPKGMPTDENFAIVETPIPQPKEGEVLIQTLYLSVDPYMRGRMSDRKSYVPPYELNGVVGGGAVGRVLQSKSPSYREGDIVLGNYGWQRYAVASADQLQKVNPELAPITTALGVLGMPGLTAYFGLLDIGQPKEGETVVVSGAAGAVGMTVGQIAKIKGCRVVGIAGSDEKTAYLVQELGFDAAINYKTATDLREDLKAACPNGVDIYFDNVGGTISDAVMTMLNYQARIPLCGQIALYNLEKPDVGPRMQTQLLITSSLMKGFIVRDYASRFEEGISQLAQWVREGRLKYKENIVEGFENTIKAFLGLFTGENLGKQLVKVAD, from the coding sequence ATGAATCAGCAGATCATTTTAGTGAGCCGGCCAAAGGGAATGCCGACGGATGAAAACTTTGCCATCGTTGAAACGCCCATTCCGCAACCGAAAGAAGGGGAAGTGCTCATTCAGACCCTGTATTTGTCCGTCGATCCGTACATGCGCGGCAGAATGAGCGATCGGAAGTCGTACGTTCCGCCCTATGAGCTGAATGGCGTGGTCGGTGGAGGTGCCGTTGGACGGGTGCTGCAATCCAAGTCGCCTTCTTACCGGGAAGGGGATATCGTCCTCGGCAATTACGGCTGGCAGCGTTATGCGGTGGCTTCCGCCGATCAATTGCAGAAGGTCAACCCTGAACTGGCGCCGATCACCACCGCGCTAGGCGTTCTGGGCATGCCGGGATTGACCGCCTATTTCGGGCTGCTCGACATCGGCCAGCCGAAAGAAGGGGAAACGGTTGTGGTATCCGGCGCGGCTGGCGCTGTGGGCATGACGGTTGGACAGATCGCCAAAATCAAAGGCTGCCGTGTGGTCGGTATTGCTGGGTCAGACGAAAAAACCGCTTACTTGGTTCAGGAACTGGGGTTTGATGCGGCCATCAACTACAAAACGGCGACCGATCTCCGCGAAGATCTCAAGGCTGCCTGTCCGAACGGTGTCGACATCTACTTTGACAATGTCGGCGGAACGATTTCCGATGCCGTCATGACAATGCTCAATTACCAGGCCCGCATTCCGCTGTGCGGACAAATCGCGCTCTACAACCTGGAGAAGCCGGATGTCGGTCCGCGCATGCAAACCCAGCTTCTGATTACCAGTTCCTTGATGAAGGGATTTATTGTCAGGGATTATGCCAGCAGGTTTGAGGAAGGCATCTCCCAGCTGGCGCAGTGGGTCCGGGAAGGACGGCTGAAGTACAAAGAGAACATTGTGGAAGGATTTGAAAACACGATCAAAGCCTTCCTGGGGCTGTTTACGGGAGAAAATCTCGGCAAGCAACTGGTCAAGGTGGCCGACTAA